The Polyangia bacterium DNA window GGCGCGAGATCCGCATCTCGATCAGGCGACCGACCGCCACCGCCGCCAGCAGCGACAGATAAAGGCGCACGGATGTCGTCACGTCTCCGCTCCCGACAGCAACAGGAGATCGACGCTGAGTCCCGGGCCGAACGCGGCCAAAAGACCGTGCCCTTCGGGCGGCGCGGCGCGCGCGGCCAGCCAGCGATCCAGCACGAAGAACACCGAAGCGCTGGACTGATTGCCAAAGTCGCGCAGCACCTCCCAGGAGATCTGGGTGTCTTCCCGCAGAAGGGCCAGTTCTTCCTCCACCACGCCCAAGATCCGGCGGCCCCCCGGATGCAGAAGGAAGAACGAGAGCTGTTCGCGCGTCAGCCCGCGGCGCCCCGCCAGCGTCCGCACCAGGGCCGCGATTTCCGTCTTGATCAGCACGGGCACGTCCTTTGACAGCACGGAGTGAAAACCATCGTCGCGCAGGTCAAAACCGAGCACACCCGTGCTGCGGGGAAAAATGTGCGCCAGCGTTTCCAGCACGCGCAGCCCGCGCTCGCCGCCCGGGGTGGTCGTCGGCGCCGCGCCACCCGCCAGCACCGCCGCCGCCGCGCCGTCGCCGAACAGGGCCGTCGACACCAGGTTGGCCGGCGTGAAGTCGGCGTTTTGAAAGCTGAGGCTAGGCAACTCGACCGAAACCACCAGCGCGCGAGCCGAGGGAAAGCCGCGCAAAAAATCGTGCGCCCGGGCCAGCGACGCCGCCCCGCCCGCGCAGCCCAATTCCGTGATGGGCAGCCGCCTAACGTCGCGCCGAAAGCCGAGTTCATCGATCAAGAAGGCGTCCAGCGACGGGATCATGATTCCGGTACACGAGACGGTGACGAACAGGTCGATCTCGTCTGCACCAACGCCGGCCGCCGCCAAGGCGCGCGCCGCCACGTCGCGGCCCAAGGTCAGCGCGTGAGTGCGGTATTGCTCGCTGATTTCGCCCAGAGTTCGCCGCCGCCCAAAGTCGGCCAGCGGGTAGACACTGTACCGCCGGTCGATAGCGGCGTGATCGAACAAAGCCAGCGCCGCCTGCAGCCGCCTTTCATCGAGCGGTAGCAATGCGCGCAGGCGGGTTTTGACCTCTGCTTGCGTCGCACAATGAGACGGCACCGCCGTCGCCGTGGCGACGATGCGCGGGTCGGCTGTGGTCACGAGATCACGCCTTCCCTCGCCCGGAGCATGCGCACAGTCTGCGCCGGGAGCAAGGGGACGCGACGTGGGTCAGTCCGTCCGACCTAAAACGATTGGGTCCAAAGCGCCAGCCGCACCGTGGGAGCGGGATCAGTCGGGAGGTTCGTTCCGACCGCGCGATCGGCACGGCTTTCCTCGGTGGCGACCTGGATGACGCCCACCGTGACGCCCAGTAGCACGCCGCCCGCCCCCCAGTAGAGCACCCGTCCGGCGTGGTGCTGATTGTCAGCCAGGTAATAGATCGATCCGCCTACCAAAACGCCGGCCAATCCGCCCATCAACGCATTGATGGCGACCGTCGACATATAGCTGCGGTGATTCTCGTGCTCCACGTAGGTGGTGTTGGAACGCGGCGCCTCGACCGCCACCGGCGCGGGCGCGACCACCGGCGCCGCCACGGGAGCGGGCGCGGGCGTCGGCGAGG harbors:
- a CDS encoding 3-oxoacyl-[acyl-carrier-protein] synthase III C-terminal domain-containing protein yields the protein MTTADPRIVATATAVPSHCATQAEVKTRLRALLPLDERRLQAALALFDHAAIDRRYSVYPLADFGRRRTLGEISEQYRTHALTLGRDVAARALAAAGVGADEIDLFVTVSCTGIMIPSLDAFLIDELGFRRDVRRLPITELGCAGGAASLARAHDFLRGFPSARALVVSVELPSLSFQNADFTPANLVSTALFGDGAAAAVLAGGAAPTTTPGGERGLRVLETLAHIFPRSTGVLGFDLRDDGFHSVLSKDVPVLIKTEIAALVRTLAGRRGLTREQLSFFLLHPGGRRILGVVEEELALLREDTQISWEVLRDFGNQSSASVFFVLDRWLAARAAPPEGHGLLAAFGPGLSVDLLLLSGAET